A region from the Vicia villosa cultivar HV-30 ecotype Madison, WI linkage group LG3, Vvil1.0, whole genome shotgun sequence genome encodes:
- the LOC131658520 gene encoding uncharacterized protein LOC131658520, giving the protein MIIGSFNIRGGCSLVKRRRINQIISKGKADVFLMQETKMKSCSDSTAKSFWRKADVDYLVSDSEGMSGGLIILWNSAKLEVICSFRGTGFLGIKVLWQDSFIYICNVYSSCELPLKRELWRNLPDPKDKHRDGDWIIGGDFNAVKNRGERKGLTEGGGRVEWEEFSSFINDLGLEDVPCKGKKFSWFSGDGKSKSRLDRFLMSSKIINLWGVVGQEIGERDISDHCPIWIVADKSDWGPKPFKFNNEWFQHKDFIGYVEREWKAMEVYGRGDFVLKEKLSRLKNKLRWWNINVFGKIDLNLEEGVKEINDLDNQCLNEEVDPEDRRRANRKFWTNLKIRENMLI; this is encoded by the coding sequence ATGATCATTGGGTCCTTTAACATTAGAGGGGGATGCAGCTTGGTTAAGCGAAGAAGAATCAATCAAATTATTAGTAAAGGAAAGGCGGATGTGTTTTTGATGCAGGAAACTAAGATGAAATCGTGTTCTGACTCCACTGCGAAGAGCTTCTGGCGGAAAGCTGATGTCGATTATTTGGTGTCCGACTCAGAAGGTATGTCTGGAggcttgattattctttggaattCTGCTAAACTGGAGGTTATTTGTAGTTTTAGGGGAACAGGTTTCCTGGGAATTAAGGTGTTGTGGCAGGATAGTTTTATATACATTTGTAATGTTTATTCTTCGTGCGAGCTTCCTTTGAAGAGAGAGCTTTGGAGGAATCTTCCTGATCCGAAGGACAAACACAGAGATGGAGATTGGATTATTGGCGGTGATTTCAACGCCGTGAAAAACAGAGGGGAAAGGAAGGGTTTGACTGAAGGAGGAGGTAGGGTAGAATGGGAGGAATTTTCCAGCTTTATAAACGATTTAGGTTTGGAGGATGTTCCATGTAAAGGCAAAAAATTCAGCTGGTTCAGCGGTGATGGTAAGTCAAAGAGTCGGTTAGATCGTTTCTTAATGTCTAGTAAAATCATCAACTTGTGGGGAGTCGTTGGTCAAGAAATTGGAGAGAGAGACATATCGGATCATTGTCCTATATGGATTGTGGCGGACAAGTCGGATTGGGGCCCAAAACCTTTCAAGTTCAATAACGAGTGGTTCCAACACAAGGATTTCATAGGTTATGTTGAGAGGGAATGGAAGGCTATGGAAGTGTATGGTCGTGGTGATTTTGTGTTGAAGGAGAAATTGAGTCGCCTTAAAAACAAATTACGATGGTGGAATATCAACGTTTTCGGGAAGATTGATCTAAATTTGGAGGAGGGGGTCAAGGAGATAAATGATCTAGATAATCAATGTTTAAATGAGGAGGTTGATCCGGAGGATAGAAGGAGGGCAAATAGGAAGTTTTGGACAAATCTCAAAATTAGAGAGAACATGTTAATATAA